The window CTGCTCGCGTCGACCCGCTTGCCCTCGCGGTCGAGGTAGGAGAACAGCACGCCCCAGGGCTCCTCGGCGATCTCGGACGACACCGACACCTGCACGACCTTGCCCGGGCGGATCTTCAGCCCGACCAGGGCGTCGGGGTTTTCGTCGCACTTGCGTTCGGCGATGTCGCACAGGATCTGCGGCGTCGCGCGGACGGCGTTGCCGTCGGCGTAGAACGTGACGTCGGGCGGCGGCGGGGTCGCCGAGCACCCGGCCAGCAGGGCGAGGGCGACGGCGGTGGTGAGGACTCGGCGCACGTGGCGACCCTACGGCCCGGCTCGCCGGGGCGGCGGCGGTGGGCCTTCGTGCAGTGTCGCGGGTCGCAGACCGGGCA is drawn from Actinokineospora alba and contains these coding sequences:
- a CDS encoding DUF2771 family protein, encoding MRRVLTTAVALALLAGCSATPPPPDVTFYADGNAVRATPQILCDIAERKCDENPDALVGLKIRPGKVVQVSVSSEIAEEPWGVLFSYLDREGKRVDASSRIFLPANKQHAYTLELPNSADQLLFAAVQKLAVVNGDQLLRVGQWVMQAN